A genomic segment from Nicotiana sylvestris chromosome 1, ASM39365v2, whole genome shotgun sequence encodes:
- the LOC104248143 gene encoding uncharacterized protein isoform X1 has protein sequence MDSKISSLKHLFVTVFLSNFALNVVNPAMTDITMDALCPSQDKCSLAIYLSGLQQAIMGLGSMLMMPLIGNLSDVYGRKALLIVPVTASILPSVIMAYRRTTNYFYAYYVVRTLTGMLSDTGIQCLPIAYAADCISEEKRASAIGIVAGVGSAAYLCGTFAARFLSTAQIFLVSSISSTAAAVYMTIFLKETTRINKNDDALNQPILTNNADESGGDDSSEKTLSPKSIPSFYHIIRLLKSSTTFSLATSIAFLYGIGEGGIRTPFMYFLRARFQYNKDNFAILMLICYGGATFSQLILVPKLAPIIREETILSSALIAGFTNMLIDSIAWAAWVPYIVALFPMFLFLAKPALQSIVSKQVGPNEQGIAQGCISGVNSFANILSPFIFSPLTDLFLSERAPFNYPGFSMFCIGLAWLIAFIPSMMIRFGSYDSRLNIRDVVC, from the exons ATGGATAGTAAGATTAGCAGTTTGAAACATCTGTTTGTGACAGTATTTCTCTCAAATTTTGCGTTAAATGTGGTGAATCCAGCAATGACTGATATCACTATGGATGCACTTTGCCCTTCTCAAGACAAATGCTCTCTTGCCATTTATCTTTCTGGTTTACAGCAGGCT ATTATGGGGCTTGGATCAATGTTGATGATGCCACTGATTGGAAACTTATCTGATGTATATGGAAGAAAAGCTCTGCTCATTGTCCCTGTCACTGCCTCCATTCTTCCATCTG taataATGGCATATAGGAGGACTACAAACTATTTCTATGCCTACTATGTCGTAAGGACCCTGACTGGCATGCTCAGCGATACTGGCATTCAGTGCCTACCCATTGCTTATGCG GCAGATTGCATATCAGAAGAGAAGCGTGCTTCTGCTATTGGAATTGTGGCAGGTGTAGGCTCTGCTGCATATTTATGTGGTACCTTTGCTGCTCGTTTCCTCTCCACAGCTCAAATATTTCTG GTGTCATCTATTTCTTCAACGGCCGCGGCAGTATACATGACAATATTTCTAAAGGAGACAACTCGTATTAATAAGAACGACGATGCTCTCAATCAACCCATATTAACCAATAATGCTGATGAGTCTGGAGGCGATGATTCCTCGGAGAAAACGCTGAGTCCAAAAAGTATTCCGTCGTTTTACCATATTATTAGGTTGCTCAAGAGTAG CACCACATTTTCATTGGCGACAAGTATTGCTTTCTTATATGGTATTGGTGAGGGTGGAATACGAACTCCATTTATG TACTTTTTAAGGGCTCGATTTCAATACAACAAAGACAATTTTGCTATTCTAATGTTGATTTGCTACGGTGGAGCAACATTTTCTCAG TTGATCTTAGTGCCTAAGTTGGCTCCTATAATACGAGAAGAGACGATACTTTCCTCGGCGCTCATAGCTGGTTTTACCAAT ATGCTAATAGATAGTATTGCATGGGCAGCCTGG GTTCCTTATATAGTTGCTTTGTTTCCTATGTTTCTCTTCCTAGCAAAACCAGCT TTACAAAGCATTGTTTCAAAACAAGTTGGGCCAAACGAACAG GGAATTGCTCAAGGGTGCATTTCAGGCGTAAACTCCTTCGCCAATATTCTCTCTCCATTTATATTTAGTCCTTTGACAG ATCTTTTCTTATCTGAGAGAGCTCCATTTAATTATCCTGGTTTTAGTATGTTTTGCATCGGCCTTGCTTGG TTGATAGCATTTATTCCTAGCATGATGATAAGGTTTGGTTCCTACGATTCAAGACTCAATATCAGGGACGTCGTCTGCTAG
- the LOC104248143 gene encoding uncharacterized protein isoform X2: MTDITMDALCPSQDKCSLAIYLSGLQQAIMGLGSMLMMPLIGNLSDVYGRKALLIVPVTASILPSVIMAYRRTTNYFYAYYVVRTLTGMLSDTGIQCLPIAYAADCISEEKRASAIGIVAGVGSAAYLCGTFAARFLSTAQIFLVSSISSTAAAVYMTIFLKETTRINKNDDALNQPILTNNADESGGDDSSEKTLSPKSIPSFYHIIRLLKSSTTFSLATSIAFLYGIGEGGIRTPFMYFLRARFQYNKDNFAILMLICYGGATFSQLILVPKLAPIIREETILSSALIAGFTNMLIDSIAWAAWVPYIVALFPMFLFLAKPALQSIVSKQVGPNEQGIAQGCISGVNSFANILSPFIFSPLTDLFLSERAPFNYPGFSMFCIGLAWLIAFIPSMMIRFGSYDSRLNIRDVVC; encoded by the exons ATGACTGATATCACTATGGATGCACTTTGCCCTTCTCAAGACAAATGCTCTCTTGCCATTTATCTTTCTGGTTTACAGCAGGCT ATTATGGGGCTTGGATCAATGTTGATGATGCCACTGATTGGAAACTTATCTGATGTATATGGAAGAAAAGCTCTGCTCATTGTCCCTGTCACTGCCTCCATTCTTCCATCTG taataATGGCATATAGGAGGACTACAAACTATTTCTATGCCTACTATGTCGTAAGGACCCTGACTGGCATGCTCAGCGATACTGGCATTCAGTGCCTACCCATTGCTTATGCG GCAGATTGCATATCAGAAGAGAAGCGTGCTTCTGCTATTGGAATTGTGGCAGGTGTAGGCTCTGCTGCATATTTATGTGGTACCTTTGCTGCTCGTTTCCTCTCCACAGCTCAAATATTTCTG GTGTCATCTATTTCTTCAACGGCCGCGGCAGTATACATGACAATATTTCTAAAGGAGACAACTCGTATTAATAAGAACGACGATGCTCTCAATCAACCCATATTAACCAATAATGCTGATGAGTCTGGAGGCGATGATTCCTCGGAGAAAACGCTGAGTCCAAAAAGTATTCCGTCGTTTTACCATATTATTAGGTTGCTCAAGAGTAG CACCACATTTTCATTGGCGACAAGTATTGCTTTCTTATATGGTATTGGTGAGGGTGGAATACGAACTCCATTTATG TACTTTTTAAGGGCTCGATTTCAATACAACAAAGACAATTTTGCTATTCTAATGTTGATTTGCTACGGTGGAGCAACATTTTCTCAG TTGATCTTAGTGCCTAAGTTGGCTCCTATAATACGAGAAGAGACGATACTTTCCTCGGCGCTCATAGCTGGTTTTACCAAT ATGCTAATAGATAGTATTGCATGGGCAGCCTGG GTTCCTTATATAGTTGCTTTGTTTCCTATGTTTCTCTTCCTAGCAAAACCAGCT TTACAAAGCATTGTTTCAAAACAAGTTGGGCCAAACGAACAG GGAATTGCTCAAGGGTGCATTTCAGGCGTAAACTCCTTCGCCAATATTCTCTCTCCATTTATATTTAGTCCTTTGACAG ATCTTTTCTTATCTGAGAGAGCTCCATTTAATTATCCTGGTTTTAGTATGTTTTGCATCGGCCTTGCTTGG TTGATAGCATTTATTCCTAGCATGATGATAAGGTTTGGTTCCTACGATTCAAGACTCAATATCAGGGACGTCGTCTGCTAG
- the LOC104248146 gene encoding protein ASPARTIC PROTEASE IN GUARD CELL 1-like yields the protein MGNFLHVLAMTLLLFLFSNISVSTSENIHLSLNYTSILQARKNFMALDISNLSYHSTSSYSFPLYHRDVFEKSEFKDYDSLLDARFAQEMLFSMSESEYSSENSTAAYSVRGLIVSPFWVGSELQRELLLIDTGSRHVWWQCGPCEPNKCYEQRRNLLYDSTLSKTFQQINCVTDTSSCFQGQRISCSRLEQKCNYETTYGDGSISTGFMAYEMITFTSIQDSAKIIFGCGKDQMSGIKKFPRLISGIAGLGAGLYTNGFEKYSLQSQLAATLFSLCIPSSTSGKPSTLNFHNTPWKTGIRTTLMRNNINPSFYYLRDLEKITINDREVPIDPAHWNLGADKNGGMFVDTGTSISQFPADIYVEFRYIFRSEVKGMILDENPPEPFDTCYLADNNINWANFPVVRFYFKFNIIPLEARQQQVMILYRKKYCMGFRSSSHNFSVIGANVLQTFGLTFDIDAWWLTFSPDACE from the exons ATGGGAAATTTCCTCCATGTTCTAGCCATGACACTCTTACTTTTCCTATTCTCCAATATTTCTGTTTCAACAAGTGAAAACATTCATCTTTCCCTTAATTACACATCCATTTTGCAAGCCAGAAAAAATTTCATGGCTCTTGATATCTCCAACCTTTCTTATCATTCAACATCCTCTTACAGTTTTCCTCTTTACCATCGCGATGTATTCGAAAAATCAGAGTTCAAGGATTATGATTCATTACTCGATGCTCGTTTTGCTCAAGAAATGTTATTTTCCATGTCTGAATCTGAATACTCATCTGAAAATTCTACGGCAGCATATTCAGTTCGTGGTTTAATTGTGAGCCCCTTTTGGGTTGGCAGTGAATTACAACGTGAACTTTTGCTTATAGACACTGGAAGTCGTCATGTTTGGTGGCAATGTGGTCCATGTGAACCAAATAAATGTTATGAACAAAGGAGAAATTTATTATATGATTCAACACTCTCAAAAACATTCCAACAAATTAATTGTGTCACTGACACATCAAGTTGTTTTCAAGGGCAGAGAATTTCTTGCTCTAgactagaacaaaaatgtaattATGAAACAACATATGGTGATGGTTCAATCTCGACTGGATTTATGGCATATGAAATGATAACATTTACTTCAATCCAAGATTCAGCAAAAATAATATTTGGTTGTGGGAAAGATCAAATGAGTGGGATTAAGAAATTCCCAAGATTAATAAGTGGAATTGCTGGTCTTGGTGCTGGTCTATATACTAATGGATTTGAGAAATATTCATTACAATCACAACTTGCTGCTACATTATTCTCTTTATGCATTCCTAGTTCTACTTCAGGAAAGCCATCTACACTCAACTTTCACAACACCCCATGGAAAACTG GTATAAGGACAACACTGATGAGGAACAATATTAATCCTTCATTTTACTATTTACGAGACTTGGAGAAAATTACCATTAACGATAGAGAAGTTCCTATTGATCCTGCACATTGGAATTTGGGTGCAGATAAAAATGGTGGTATGTTTGTAGATACAGGAACCTCTATTTCACAATTTCCTGCTGATATTTATGTCGAATTTAGGTATATATTTAGGTCTGAAGTTAAAGGTATGATATTGGATGAAAATCCACCAGAACCATTTGATACTTGTTATTTGGCAGATAATAATATTAATTGGGCCAATTTTCCAGttgttaggttttattttaaattcaatATAATACCTCTTGAAGCGAGACAACAACAAGTGATGATATTGTATCGGAAAAAATACTGCATGGGTTTTCGTAGTTCGAGTCATAATTTTTCTGTAATTGGTGCCAATGTATTACAGACTTTTGGGTTGACTTTTGATATTGATGCATGGTGGTTGACATTTTCACCAGATGCTTgtgaataa